One Manihot esculenta cultivar AM560-2 chromosome 6, M.esculenta_v8, whole genome shotgun sequence DNA segment encodes these proteins:
- the LOC110618147 gene encoding uncharacterized protein LOC110618147 — translation MKEMVAIETSLFFNNLSSPNLYRPNKIRRRNAIAVTLAKKKDSSKDSTTQQPNFPLRFSSKFLAQSAIAVFGLGFIDAGYSGDWSRIGVISKEAEDLLKVSAFVVIPLCIFLVFAISREEEL, via the exons aTGAAAGAAATGGTAGCCATAGAAACAAGCCTTTTCTTTAATAATCTTTCTTCTCCGAATCTCTATCGTCCAAACAAAATTCGCAGAAGAAATGCTATTGCCGTCACCTTAGCTAAGAAGAAAGATTCCTCTAAGGATTCAACAACACAACAACCAAATTTTCCTCTCAGATTTTCAAGTAAATTTCTTGCTCAATCAGCAATTGCTGTGTTTGGATTAGGGTTCATCGATGCTGG GTATAGTGGAGATTGGTCGAGGATTGGAGTGATCTCAAAGGAAGCAGAAGACTTGCTTAAGGTTTCTGCTTTTGTTGTTATTCCTCTCTGTATTTTCCTTGTATTTGCCATCTCAAGGGAAGAAGAGCTCTAA